The nucleotide sequence CACCCCGAAGTACATGGCCGGCGTCATGGCATTGCGGCTGGCCGGCCGGTCGACGATGCACCGGCCGAAGGGCCCGTGCCGCTCGAAGCGCAGGTACTCCGTGCCCAGCCAGTCGCCTCGAGGCGGCCCGCTCTGGGGGCTGTCCTCCACCTGGTGTGTCTCCCCGGTCGTTCGTGCCGGCCCGGTCCGCACCGGCCAATCCCAACCGGCCGACCGGTAGTTCATCCCCTCGCAACCTCCCACGGCCACGCATGTCGATACAATATGCATGATAGCGAAGGTTCTGATCTGCTCTGGAGGACAATGCCCCGCACCTCGTCCGCTCCACGGTTCGCCAGACGCAGCAGCGGTACCGACGCTGCGTTGTACATCCGGCGATTGATCTTCGAGGGCGAGCTGCGTCCCGGCGAGCGCGTGCCCCAGGACGAGCTCGCCCAGGATCTCGGGATCAGCCGGATCCCGATCCGGGAAGCACTCATCGCTCTGGAGAGCGGCGGCTGGGTGAGCATCGAGCTCCATCGGGGCGCCTTCGTCACCGCACTGGACGAGCAGGCGGTCCGAGATCACTACGAGCTGTACGGCCTCGTCTATGGGTTCGCCGCCAAGCGGGCGCTCGCCCGCAAGGCGCCGGGTCTGGAGGACGAGCTGGCCAAGCTGGCGGATGCGTTCAACGAGACCGACGATGCCGACGAGCTCGAAAGCCTCGCCATCGACTTCCACGCCGCCATCACGGGGGCGGCGCGCTCACCACGCATCAACGTCGTGCTTCGAGCCATGTCAGGGCTGGTCCCGGGCAACTTCTTCGAGCTCGTCCCGGCTGCCATCGAAGGCGAGCGGAGGGGGTTGACCGCGATCGCCAGGGCCATGAAACGTCGCGACGGCGACCGGGCCGCCACCGAGTACCAGCGGATGATGAGACGCCAGGCTGACAACGTCGTCGCCGTCTTCCGCGAGCGTGGCCTGCTCGATAGTGCTGGCTCCGACGGACCCAAGGGTACGTAGATCAAAGATCCTGCCAGTCGTCGCTCCTGTCCGACTTACCGGGTTGCCGGCCGGTGCGGAAGGGCGACAGGGGTGCGTCGACGACGAGGAACCGCTCGGACGAGATGGTCCGGCCGTAGCTGGCGCGTCGCCACCGGCGTAGTGGCGTGTCCGCCTGCTCCGCCCGCTCCAGGGCGGCCCATCGTTCCCACGACGGGATGGCCCACAACAGGATGCACTCGGACTCGTTCGTCATGGCCGTCTCCCATGCACCGGCGAGCACCCAGCCGTGCTCCGCGTACAGCGGCACGGCCGTGTCCCGGATGTGCTCCAGGAAGTCGCGGGAGCCGCCCTGCGCCAGCCGGACCTGCTCGTGGGCGTACACCTCCCCCCGCACGCCATCGGCACACAGCTCCTCGATGGTGCGAGCCCACGGCGCGGGCACGAGAATCCTGTCGAGCCCACCGCGGCGGTAGTTGGCTGCCTCCGCCCACCACTTGGCCAGCTTGGGGTCCTGGAGCCCCGGGTGCTCGAACTCATGGCTGAACGACATCGCCAGGCCTTCGAAGCCATCCTCCTCCCAGATGTTGAGGACCCTCGGCCAGTGGGACGTGCTACCCACGACGCCCCACACGCCGTAGCAGAGCTGATGTCGTTCCTCTTGGGCGATGGGGCTCCAATTGGCCGTCATGTGGTACATGTACCGAGCCCGATTGTGGCCGAGGATGTCGATCAACTCGTGGATGTAGACCTTGCCGTTCGTCGTCATCTCCGAAGACCTCTCGCCCAAAGGTATATAGAATACGACAATAGCCGTACGAAGAACCGCCTACCGTCAGTGGAGGCTCCGCGTGCGCCCTGAAGACATGGTCCTCATCAGCGTCGACGATCACATCGCTGAGCCAGCGGACATGTTCGACGCTCACGTTCCGGCCAGGTACCGAGATCGCGCCCCGCGTGTCGTCACCGACGAGCGGGGCTTCCAGCAGTGGTGGTACGGCGAGAAGCCGGGCCGCAACCTGGGTCTCAACGCCGTTGCGGGCAAGCCTCCCGAGATGTACAACGTCAACCCCCAGCGCTACGACGAGATGCGTCCCGGCTGCTACGACGTTCACGAGCGGGTGCGGGACATGTCGGCCGGAGGGCAGCTGGCGGGGCTGAACTTCCCCAACTGGACCGGCTTCTCCGGTCAGGTTCTCAACGAAGGCCCGGATCGCGATGTCAACGAGATCATGATCAAGGCCTACAACGACTGGCATGT is from Acidimicrobiales bacterium and encodes:
- a CDS encoding GntR family transcriptional regulator gives rise to the protein MPRTSSAPRFARRSSGTDAALYIRRLIFEGELRPGERVPQDELAQDLGISRIPIREALIALESGGWVSIELHRGAFVTALDEQAVRDHYELYGLVYGFAAKRALARKAPGLEDELAKLADAFNETDDADELESLAIDFHAAITGAARSPRINVVLRAMSGLVPGNFFELVPAAIEGERRGLTAIARAMKRRDGDRAATEYQRMMRRQADNVVAVFRERGLLDSAGSDGPKGT